The Bacillota bacterium genome includes the window GGCCCGCTCCGATTCAAGGCCCCAGTGCCAGGTGTCCTCAAAAGCGGTGATCTGAGCGGCGGACTTCTCTCCGGTCTTTTCCTCGAAAAGTACGTTGTAACTGGCATTGGAGTTGAACGGCGGGTCGAGGTAAATCAAGTCGACGCTCTGATCACTGACATGCTCCCGCAATATAGTCAAGTTGTCCCCGTAGTAGAGTCTGTTCTTGCAGTCCTCGGTCAGCGCCCACACCCCCGGGTTCTTGAATAGTCCTTAACGGATCCACTTCTCGCTCAGGCTTCATCTTCCAGCCCAAAATCGAGCTCTATCTGCCGTCCAGGAAACGCTCGGCCGAAAAGCCTCCGGAACCCGGCCCAAGAAGAAGAGGCCCTCATTAGCGCTGTGATTACTGCCACATGACTCTGCAAGTGGGGGTGGCCGATGTCGGCTGTAAGGTATTGATGATGCCTCTTCTTCCGATATCCCTTCTCGGTGACTGGATTGAGCTGCCTGAGTTCGTCAAGGACGCCCGGAGGTAGCTTCTCGTAGACCAACTGGCTGGTCAACGCTCCCACCAACTTGGGTCGCTTGACCTGGGGCGGGCTATACTGCCAGCCCATCAACCGAAACATCTCCTCGTAGAACTCATCCGGAAACTCCTTCGTCCAGGGCAGGAACTCCTTGCTCACGTACGCCTCAAGGAGCCGATGGAGGGCATCGCGGTCTCTGTCAGCTTGGTAACCGGTGGCTTCGTCGACCAGTGCGATGATGCCCACGTGGGCGAGGCCTCTCACGATGACCTCGGCTCGCTCTGCGATGTGCTCCTGATTTGACAAGAGAGCCCCGGCCTCGCGGGCCTTGAGGAAGACTGTGCAGATTTCCGGAATGACCGCCGCCTTTATCCCGTAGGCCATGAATCCCTCCCTTGCACGGTACCGGATCGGATTGCTGACCCCGAGCTTCAAACCCTCATCGATAAAGGGTTGGAGGTTCTTGGCTGACATGAAAACGGGTAGGTACACCCCGGCTTCCTTGCTCACGCTCCGCTTGCTCGGAGACCCGCCTCTTGTCCGTCCGAGTGCCTTTGCCATGCCCGTCTCTGAGAATACACGAGTGCCATCTCCAAGGACCGCACAGGGAAGAACCAAGTCCCCTATCTTGATCTCTCCAACGTGAGTCGCCCGCGGTATCTGGCTCAAGACTTGTCCCCCTCTATATCTGATAGCCATCATCCATAAGCAACAACAAAGCAAGAAGGGAGACCGCCTACTTCGGGCTGTCTCCCTTGCTGCCAGAGAGACCTCCCGGCACAAAGGCGTCCTCTAGCGCTTACCCGGTGTCCACCGCTTTCCGCACTTGAGGCAGACCACTTCAACCCTGTTGGCACCGTGGGCCCCACCAACGAGCCCGATAGGACCGAGAAGAACGGCACCGACCGCCGCTTTACCAAGGCTGAATCCTTTCTTGACCGCAGTGAACTGTGTGCTTCCGCACTTGGGACACTTGACCGCGGCTTCCTCCCCCATTTGATCCGTGCCTCCTCTTTTTGTACT containing:
- a CDS encoding P63C domain-containing protein is translated as MSQIPRATHVGEIKIGDLVLPCAVLGDGTRVFSETGMAKALGRTRGGSPSKRSVSKEAGVYLPVFMSAKNLQPFIDEGLKLGVSNPIRYRAREGFMAYGIKAAVIPEICTVFLKAREAGALLSNQEHIAERAEVIVRGLAHVGIIALVDEATGYQADRDRDALHRLLEAYVSKEFLPWTKEFPDEFYEEMFRLMGWQYSPPQVKRPKLVGALTSQLVYEKLPPGVLDELRQLNPVTEKGYRKKRHHQYLTADIGHPHLQSHVAVITALMRASSSWAGFRRLFGRAFPGRQIELDFGLEDEA